In the Bacteroidales bacterium genome, one interval contains:
- a CDS encoding 50S ribosomal protein L28, giving the protein MSRICEITGKKVISGNNVSHSHAKTRRKFYPNLHTKKFFIPEEDRFITLKVSAKGMRIISKKGISIALKDAKEAGFYTAK; this is encoded by the coding sequence ATGTCAAGAATTTGCGAAATAACAGGAAAAAAGGTGATATCAGGAAACAATGTTTCTCACTCTCACGCTAAAACTAGAAGAAAGTTTTATCCTAATCTACATACAAAGAAATTTTTTATCCCGGAAGAGGATAGATTTATAACTTTAAAAGTATCTGCTAAAGGTATGCGTATAATAAGCAAAAAAGGTATCTCAATTGCTTTAAAAGATGCAAAAGAAGCTGGCTTTTATACTGCCAAATAA